The genomic segment GTACGAGTGGTAGACGGCGTGGTTGAGGTGGCCCAGGGTGTCCAGCTCGTAGTGCCGCACCTTGATCCGGACGTGGAATTTCTCGTGCTCGGTCACGACCACACTGTAAGCAGGCGCCGTCAGTCGTCGTAGAAGAGGCGTTCGACGACGGCGTGGGCCCGGCGGGTGGTGCGGCGGTAGAAGTCGAGGAACTCGCCGGGGTCGTCGTCCGCCGAGTAGTCGAAGACCATCGCGACCGCGGCCAGTTCACGGCCGGAGCCCGGGATCTGGTCCACGGCCTTGCCGCGCACCAGCATGCCGGCGTTCCGCACCCGAGTCGCCAGCATCCACGCTTCGACCAGGGATTCGATGTCCCCTTCCGAAGCCAGCTCCGCATGCGCCATGGCGCGCAGTGCTTCGACGGTCGACGTGGTGCGCAGTGCGGGGAACCGGTGCGCGTACCGCAGCTGCGCGAGCTGGGCCGTCCATTCGACATCCGCGAGCCCGCCGCGCCCGAGCTTGGTGTGCGTGGTCGGGTCGGCGCCCTTCGGCATGCGTTCGGTGTCGACCCGCGCCTTGATCCGACGTACCTCGCGAGCGCGTCCGGAATCCAGGCCGTCCGCCGGGTACCGCACCGGGTCGATCGCCGCGATGAACCGCTCGCCGAGGTCGGCGTCCCCGGCGACGAACCGGGCTCGCAGCAGCGCCTGCGCCTCCCACACTTCGGCCCAGCGCGCGTAATACGCCCGGTAGGACTCGAGCGTCCGAACCAGCGGTCCGTTCCGCCCCTCCGGCCGCAGGTTCGTGTCGACCTCGAGAGCCGGGTCCGAACTCGGCGCGCCGAGCACCTTCCGGACGGTCTCGGCGACCGACGACGCGAACTTCACCGCGTCCGCGTCGGATGCTTCGCCGACCGGCTCGCACACGAACAGCACATCGGCGTCCGAGCCGTAACCCAGCTCGGAACCGCCGAGCCTGCCCATGCCGATGACCGCGATCGCGGCGGGCTCCGCGCCCAGCTCGGCGACCCGTTTCCGGATCGCGGCGGCGAGCGTGCCCTGCAGGACCGCCGCCCACACGCTGGACAGGGCTTCGCAGACGCCGACCACGTCCATCAGGCCGAGCAGGTCGGCGCTGGCCACGCGCAACAACTCGTGCCGTCGAAGCGAACGCGCCGTGGTGACCGCGGCGTTCAAACCGGGCTGCCGCCGCACGGCCGCCCGCAACGAAGTCGCGACCTCACGCGGCGAACGCCCCGCGAGCCGATCGGGCGCACCGAGCAGCTGGAGCACCTCCGGCGCACGCACCAGCAGATCCGGCACCAGCTTCGACGTGCCGAGCAGGAAAGCCAGCCGTTCGACGACCGCGCCCTCGTCCCGCAGCACCCGCAGGTACCAGGGCGTTTCCGCGAGTGCCTCGGACACCTTCCGGTACGCGAGCAGGCCGCCGTCCGGATCCGGGGTGTCGGCCAGTAGGTCGAGCAGCACGGGCAGCAACGCCTGCTGGATCGACGCGCGGCGGGACACCCCCGAGGTCAGCGCCTTGATGTGGTGCAGCGCGCCATCCGGCGCGGCGTACCCGAGCGCGTTGAGCCTGCTCGACGCTTCCTTGGTGGTCAGCCGCAGCGCGCCGGTCGGCACCCTGGCCACCGACTCCAGCAGCGGCCGGTAGAACAGCTTCTCGTGCAGCCGCCGGATGCGCTGACCGTGCCGCTTGAACT from the Amycolatopsis magusensis genome contains:
- a CDS encoding bifunctional [glutamine synthetase] adenylyltransferase/[glutamine synthetase]-adenylyl-L-tyrosine phosphorylase; translation: MADRSRSKASVARFGFTDDRAEEQLSAVGLWSETGPAEGADDVLLALSRGPDADLAVHGLDRLREADERAWPELADALRENAFLRGRLLAVLGTSSALADFLVGSPDQWQRLTKRKLTAQEQYTEELVSAVEGLDGTEAEQALRAGYRGLLLEIAAADLGHIVDPELGASTYTEITHRLTALAEAALRAGLVVAEAETNGPERAKLAVIAMGKCGGRELNYVSDVDVVFVGDGDLQVGTRIASKMMGIVGKACFEVDAALRPEGKAGALVRTLDGHDAYYKKWARTWEFQALLKARPVAGDEELGAQYCELIAPMVWAAAERENFVGDVQRMRRRVEGHVPSELVERELKLGRGGLRDVEFAVQLLQLVHGRVDPDLRSSSTLEALAALGESGYVGRADAAELEGSYEFLRSIEHRLQLRRLRRTHLFPDTSETTELRWLARASGIRPSRGRSEAEALVAEFKRHGQRIRRLHEKLFYRPLLESVARVPTGALRLTTKEASSRLNALGYAAPDGALHHIKALTSGVSRRASIQQALLPVLLDLLADTPDPDGGLLAYRKVSEALAETPWYLRVLRDEGAVVERLAFLLGTSKLVPDLLVRAPEVLQLLGAPDRLAGRSPREVATSLRAAVRRQPGLNAAVTTARSLRRHELLRVASADLLGLMDVVGVCEALSSVWAAVLQGTLAAAIRKRVAELGAEPAAIAVIGMGRLGGSELGYGSDADVLFVCEPVGEASDADAVKFASSVAETVRKVLGAPSSDPALEVDTNLRPEGRNGPLVRTLESYRAYYARWAEVWEAQALLRARFVAGDADLGERFIAAIDPVRYPADGLDSGRAREVRRIKARVDTERMPKGADPTTHTKLGRGGLADVEWTAQLAQLRYAHRFPALRTTSTVEALRAMAHAELASEGDIESLVEAWMLATRVRNAGMLVRGKAVDQIPGSGRELAAVAMVFDYSADDDPGEFLDFYRRTTRRAHAVVERLFYDD